The uncultured Desulfobulbus sp. genome window below encodes:
- a CDS encoding helix-turn-helix domain-containing protein, whose amino-acid sequence MPPENPELNLAQSFVEETNCALYLTGKAGTGKTTFLKNLRNQTDKRMVVTAPTGVAAINAGGVTLHSFFQLPFGPYIPGAEFSGGRHRMSKEKRNIIKSMDLLVIDEISMVRADLLDGVDTVLKRYRRSQQPFGGVQLLMIGDLQQLSPVVKEEDWLLLQDYYHTPYFFSSQSLTQVQMVTIELQHIYRQSDQHFIDLLNKVRDNRLDRESLSTLNSRFQPDFTAEEGYITLCTHNSGADSINQQQLAALPGKPRHFEAGVDGSFPEYAFPTAASLELKEKAQVMFVRNDTSQDRRYFNGKIGTISSMSQKKIYVDCEGGETIEVGPVTWENIEYTVDTETTEISQKVVGSFNQYPLKPAWAITIHKSQGLTFDKAVIDAQDAFAHGQVYVALSRCRSFEGLILRSQITGRAIKTDQAVLDFMSMVRQQSPSEADLQAAKIRYQQELLHQCFDFSNLARLFGKLVGLIRGNRSIVQVMAGADLFAIHQQTLAEICAVGDSFRRQLQSLFSLDMEPARDSVILERLAKSALYFSDKFTTITNPCIENLEIESDNKDIKKRINTILTLCRQECGVKLAGVQACDGAFTPARYLRALSQASMVEQKAKPKASALYTEADVGHPEVFEQLRQWRTDTAAQHEVAAYQVLHQKTLIQIAVHLPDSLAALKEIKGIGKKLAERYGAEIISLVRAYREKYGIESVALPTPLALSVGPTGEPKKPTTRINTKQVSMDMLTSGLSIEAIAQQRGLTRQTVEGHLAYFVKQGTLAIDGLISTERRREIEEKIEELKETHSLKAVKTALGDAYNYGEINLVLAHLQRGEE is encoded by the coding sequence ATGCCTCCTGAAAATCCCGAACTTAATCTGGCCCAGTCCTTTGTCGAAGAGACCAACTGCGCCCTCTACCTCACCGGCAAGGCAGGCACAGGCAAGACCACCTTTCTCAAAAACCTACGCAACCAGACCGACAAACGCATGGTGGTCACCGCCCCCACCGGTGTGGCTGCGATCAACGCCGGTGGCGTGACCCTGCACTCCTTTTTTCAGCTCCCCTTTGGGCCCTACATACCCGGTGCCGAATTCTCCGGCGGCCGCCACCGAATGAGCAAGGAGAAACGCAATATTATCAAATCGATGGATTTACTGGTCATTGACGAGATCTCCATGGTCCGCGCTGATCTGCTCGACGGGGTGGATACAGTCCTCAAACGGTACCGCCGCTCCCAGCAACCTTTTGGCGGGGTACAGCTCTTGATGATCGGCGACCTCCAACAGCTCTCTCCTGTGGTCAAAGAAGAAGACTGGCTCCTGCTCCAGGATTACTACCACACCCCCTATTTTTTCAGCTCACAGTCCCTCACCCAGGTGCAGATGGTCACCATAGAGCTCCAACATATCTACCGTCAATCCGATCAGCACTTTATTGATCTCTTGAACAAGGTCCGGGATAACCGGCTTGATCGGGAATCACTTTCCACGCTCAACTCACGCTTTCAGCCCGACTTCACCGCTGAGGAAGGGTATATAACGCTGTGTACCCACAACAGCGGTGCTGATTCCATCAATCAGCAGCAGCTCGCGGCTCTGCCAGGCAAGCCGCGCCACTTTGAAGCCGGGGTCGACGGCTCTTTTCCCGAGTACGCCTTTCCCACAGCAGCCAGCCTGGAACTCAAAGAAAAAGCGCAGGTGATGTTTGTCCGTAATGACACCTCCCAGGATCGACGGTATTTCAATGGCAAGATCGGAACCATCAGTTCCATGAGTCAGAAAAAAATCTACGTGGACTGCGAGGGTGGCGAGACCATTGAAGTGGGGCCTGTGACCTGGGAAAACATCGAGTATACCGTTGATACCGAAACCACAGAGATTTCTCAAAAAGTGGTGGGCAGTTTCAACCAATACCCGCTCAAACCCGCCTGGGCCATTACCATTCATAAAAGTCAGGGCTTAACCTTTGACAAGGCAGTGATTGATGCCCAGGACGCCTTTGCCCACGGGCAGGTCTATGTGGCTCTGAGCCGTTGTCGCTCTTTTGAAGGCCTCATTCTTCGCTCCCAGATCACCGGACGTGCCATCAAGACCGACCAGGCCGTGCTCGATTTCATGTCCATGGTGCGACAACAGAGCCCGAGCGAGGCTGATCTGCAGGCAGCAAAAATTCGTTACCAGCAGGAACTCCTCCACCAGTGTTTTGATTTCAGCAACCTGGCCCGCCTGTTCGGTAAGCTGGTCGGCCTGATCCGGGGTAACCGCTCCATTGTCCAGGTCATGGCCGGGGCGGATCTCTTTGCCATCCATCAACAGACCTTAGCTGAGATATGTGCCGTGGGAGACAGCTTTCGGCGGCAATTGCAGTCCCTCTTTTCCCTGGATATGGAACCCGCCAGGGATTCTGTCATTCTCGAACGACTGGCAAAATCAGCGCTCTACTTCAGTGATAAATTTACAACCATCACCAATCCCTGCATAGAAAACCTGGAAATTGAGTCTGATAACAAGGACATCAAAAAACGCATTAACACGATCCTGACCCTCTGTCGCCAGGAGTGTGGGGTCAAATTGGCAGGCGTCCAGGCCTGTGATGGCGCCTTTACCCCTGCCCGTTACCTGCGGGCCCTCTCCCAGGCCTCTATGGTCGAGCAAAAAGCAAAACCCAAGGCCAGCGCCCTCTATACCGAGGCAGATGTTGGGCATCCGGAGGTTTTTGAACAACTGCGACAGTGGCGAACGGACACTGCCGCTCAGCATGAGGTCGCCGCGTACCAGGTCCTCCACCAAAAAACTCTGATTCAGATTGCGGTGCATTTACCCGATTCCCTCGCAGCCCTTAAAGAGATTAAGGGGATCGGTAAAAAACTGGCAGAACGCTATGGTGCTGAGATTATTTCTCTGGTGCGTGCCTACCGGGAAAAGTATGGGATCGAATCTGTGGCCCTACCCACACCGCTCGCCCTCTCTGTGGGGCCGACGGGAGAACCCAAAAAGCCAACCACCCGCATCAACACCAAACAGGTCAGTATGGATATGCTCACCTCTGGCCTCTCCATCGAAGCAATTGCTCAGCAGCGAGGACTCACCCGCCAGACTGTTGAAGGGCACCTGGCCTACTTTGTCAAACAGGGAACACTTGCCATTGACGGCCTGATCAGCACTGAACGACGTCGGGAAATCGAAGAAAAAATCGAGGAACTCAAGGAAACACATTCACTGAAAGCGGTTAAAACCGCCCTGGGAGATGCCTACAACTACGGTGAAATCAACCTGGTACTCGCCCACCTGCAACGTGGTGAAGAGTAA
- a CDS encoding SMI1/KNR4 family protein, with product MWKSLIEGLGKDCKFVPQANDSDISEVEDRLSISLPEPLKGCLLESNGVFGEYDLGLVWSVERIIATNTEFRGNKDFSELYMPFDSLLFFADAGNGDQFFFPIQNGKVRREDIFIWSHEDDSRNWVAPSLQKYIEWWVEGKINV from the coding sequence ATGTGGAAGTCATTAATAGAAGGTTTAGGCAAGGATTGCAAGTTTGTGCCTCAAGCTAATGATTCTGATATTTCTGAAGTAGAGGATAGGCTAAGCATATCTCTTCCTGAGCCCCTTAAAGGATGTTTGCTCGAATCCAATGGCGTCTTTGGTGAATATGACCTCGGTTTAGTTTGGTCAGTCGAGCGCATCATTGCAACGAATACGGAGTTCCGTGGAAACAAAGACTTTTCTGAATTATATATGCCATTTGATTCATTGCTCTTCTTCGCTGACGCCGGGAATGGGGATCAATTTTTCTTCCCAATACAAAATGGTAAGGTAAGACGTGAAGACATTTTTATATGGAGCCACGAAGACGACAGCAGGAACTGGGTAGCACCAAGTTTGCAAAAATACATCGAATGGTGGGTAGAGGGTAAAATCAATGTCTAG
- the nhaD gene encoding sodium:proton antiporter NhaD: MLSAIIIVFILAYSAIALEHPLKINKSASALLAAGTLWTIYALAGTETPLILANLNQSLADIAQIVFFLTGAMTIVEVIDAHNGFNVITSKITTSKLSSLLWLVGFVTFFLSSILDNLTTTIVMISLMRKLLMHQEDRLFFAGIIVIAANAGGAWTPIGDVTTTMLWIGGQVTTSHIIANVLLPSLVCLLVPLTLTSYSLRSRVVTPPPLLLHADGQQASAFEQKFMFCMGVGILLAIPVFKSITHLPPCMGVLYGLGILWLAGELLHRKKEESAFKEHLSLVGALARIDMSAIVFFIGILLSVATLEHTHILDSLASWLATNLGREVLIVPLIGIASSIIDNVPLVAASMGMYPMSLHPPDSFLWEFMAYCAGTGGSMLIIGSAAGVAAMGLEKIHFFWYARKIGILAAIGYFSGIAVFMLQYTLLHTL, from the coding sequence ATGCTCAGTGCTATTATCATTGTATTTATCCTGGCCTATTCCGCGATCGCTTTAGAGCATCCGCTGAAGATCAACAAATCAGCTTCTGCCCTGCTTGCGGCCGGCACCCTTTGGACCATCTATGCCCTTGCTGGAACCGAAACGCCACTCATCCTTGCCAACCTGAACCAATCCCTTGCAGACATCGCCCAGATTGTTTTTTTCCTCACCGGCGCGATGACCATCGTCGAAGTAATCGATGCCCATAACGGGTTCAACGTCATCACCAGCAAAATCACAACCTCGAAACTAAGCTCCCTGCTCTGGCTCGTTGGTTTTGTGACTTTTTTTCTCAGCTCCATCCTTGATAACCTGACCACAACAATCGTCATGATCTCCTTGATGCGAAAATTACTGATGCATCAAGAGGACCGACTGTTTTTTGCGGGAATAATCGTCATCGCAGCCAATGCCGGAGGCGCCTGGACCCCAATAGGCGATGTGACCACCACCATGCTCTGGATTGGTGGTCAGGTCACCACGAGCCACATTATTGCAAATGTCCTGCTTCCTTCACTGGTCTGTCTGCTGGTCCCGCTGACGCTCACCAGTTACAGCCTGCGGAGTCGTGTGGTTACCCCCCCGCCCCTGCTCCTCCATGCCGATGGTCAGCAGGCGAGCGCCTTTGAACAAAAATTCATGTTCTGCATGGGGGTGGGCATTCTGCTTGCCATTCCCGTCTTCAAATCCATCACCCACTTGCCTCCCTGTATGGGGGTTTTATATGGTCTGGGGATTCTCTGGCTGGCAGGTGAACTTTTACACCGCAAAAAAGAAGAGAGTGCCTTTAAAGAACATTTGAGTCTGGTTGGAGCCCTGGCCCGTATCGACATGAGCGCCATCGTCTTTTTTATTGGCATTCTCCTTTCAGTGGCAACCTTGGAACACACCCATATTCTCGATAGTCTGGCCAGCTGGTTGGCAACAAATCTAGGACGTGAGGTGCTGATCGTTCCCCTGATTGGCATTGCCAGCTCCATCATCGACAACGTACCGCTGGTGGCGGCATCCATGGGCATGTACCCCATGAGCCTCCACCCACCGGATAGTTTTCTCTGGGAGTTCATGGCCTACTGTGCAGGCACCGGTGGCTCGATGCTGATCATCGGCTCTGCGGCTGGTGTTGCCGCCATGGGTTTGGAGAAAATCCATTTTTTCTGGTACGCTCGAAAAATAGGTATCTTGGCAGCAATCGGCTATTTTTCAGGAATTGCGGTCTTTATGCTTCAATACACCCTTCTGCATACCCTATAA
- a CDS encoding SLC13 family permease: protein MPQTDMLITLATLACAATLMITNKIRADLVAVLVVLTLMLSGVLSANEALAGFSNPVVIIIACMFVVSESIIHTGIAQRMGDLVLALGGTSEVRVLIILMAAAGLLGAFMSSAATAAIFIPIVLAVAEKAEINHKRLLIPLAVAALISGMMTLVATPPNIAVNSVLRERDLEPLSFFSFTPFGLLCLVLAIAFMVLGGRHLLAPPKRKERHRRERSIADLITHYHLEQRLALLQISGDSDLIDRSVARMQMAARHRLHLIALHTPSATGGVTEPARPESVFEEGHVLVVIGASSDITAFQHEFHLQKMEMPSDPLMKRQFFQVIGAGEVMLTPDSNLIGKSLREIGFQTQFQCLALAIRRKGETITADFTNEPLLFGDVLLICGAWEDILRLREHRDRYILLTLPQDFRAVIPARKRAPLALGIIATMVGLIVFNIIPTVAAIIGATATLVLSRCVKQDTWFKAIDWPTIILVAGILSLATALQKTGVSAFVSQSLLAEFGHSGPLLVLAVLYMVTAGIGLFLSNTPTALLAAPMAIDIGQALHVSPQACAMTVAIACSSAFISPLGSPVTMIVREPGGYTLKDFAKVGVPLVCICMCATVFMAWLLYLR from the coding sequence ATGCCACAGACTGATATGCTCATAACCCTGGCTACGCTTGCCTGCGCAGCCACCCTGATGATCACTAATAAAATCCGCGCCGACCTGGTTGCGGTGCTGGTTGTACTCACCCTGATGCTCAGCGGTGTGCTCAGTGCCAACGAGGCCCTGGCGGGTTTCTCCAACCCGGTGGTGATCATCATTGCCTGCATGTTTGTGGTGAGCGAGTCGATTATCCATACCGGCATAGCCCAGCGTATGGGCGATTTGGTTTTAGCCCTGGGCGGCACCAGTGAAGTGCGGGTATTGATTATTCTTATGGCCGCAGCAGGACTTTTGGGTGCGTTCATGAGCTCAGCTGCCACCGCAGCCATTTTTATCCCCATTGTTTTGGCGGTGGCGGAAAAAGCGGAAATCAATCATAAGCGGCTGCTCATTCCCCTGGCGGTGGCAGCGCTCATCAGCGGCATGATGACCCTGGTGGCCACGCCGCCCAACATCGCCGTCAACTCTGTGCTGCGGGAACGCGACCTGGAGCCCCTCTCCTTTTTCAGCTTTACCCCCTTCGGCCTGCTCTGCCTGGTGCTGGCTATTGCTTTTATGGTTCTGGGGGGCAGGCATCTCCTTGCTCCGCCTAAACGCAAGGAGCGCCACCGCCGCGAACGCTCCATTGCGGATCTCATCACCCACTATCACCTGGAACAGCGGCTGGCACTGTTACAGATAAGTGGAGATTCCGATCTGATCGACCGCTCCGTTGCCCGCATGCAGATGGCGGCCCGCCACCGGCTCCATCTGATTGCCCTGCATACCCCTTCGGCCACCGGTGGAGTAACAGAACCGGCCCGGCCGGAGTCGGTCTTTGAAGAGGGCCATGTTCTGGTGGTGATTGGGGCCAGCAGTGATATCACAGCCTTTCAACACGAATTTCACCTGCAGAAGATGGAGATGCCCAGCGATCCCCTGATGAAACGACAGTTTTTTCAGGTCATTGGTGCCGGAGAAGTTATGCTGACCCCGGATTCCAACCTCATTGGCAAATCGCTGCGAGAGATTGGCTTTCAGACCCAGTTTCAATGCCTGGCCCTGGCAATCCGCCGTAAGGGGGAGACCATCACCGCCGACTTTACCAATGAGCCGCTCCTCTTTGGGGATGTGCTGCTCATCTGTGGGGCCTGGGAGGATATTCTTCGCCTGCGAGAACACCGGGATCGTTACATTCTCCTCACCCTGCCCCAGGACTTTCGCGCGGTCATTCCCGCCCGCAAACGAGCCCCTCTGGCCCTGGGCATCATCGCCACCATGGTCGGCTTGATCGTTTTTAATATTATTCCGACCGTGGCAGCGATCATCGGAGCCACAGCCACCCTGGTACTGAGCCGCTGCGTCAAGCAGGATACCTGGTTCAAAGCCATTGACTGGCCCACTATCATCCTGGTTGCGGGAATTCTTTCCCTGGCCACAGCCCTGCAGAAGACCGGGGTTTCCGCTTTTGTTTCCCAAAGCCTGCTGGCCGAGTTCGGGCATAGCGGTCCCTTGCTTGTCTTGGCTGTTTTGTATATGGTTACAGCGGGTATTGGACTTTTTCTCTCGAACACGCCCACAGCCCTGCTGGCCGCCCCCATGGCCATCGACATTGGTCAGGCCTTGCATGTTTCGCCCCAGGCCTGTGCCATGACTGTGGCCATTGCCTGTTCCTCGGCCTTTATCTCACCGTTGGGTTCTCCGGTGACCATGATTGTGCGTGAACCAGGGGGCTATACTTTGAAGGATTTTGCCAAGGTCGGCGTGCCGCTGGTTTGCATCTGCATGTGCGCTACGGTGTTTATGGCCTGGTTGCTGTATCTTCGCTAA
- the arfB gene encoding alternative ribosome rescue aminoacyl-tRNA hydrolase ArfB: MDPIRIAPNISLDASEIEFNSIRAQGAGGQNVNKVASAIHLRFDIMASSLPDQVKIRLMNMQDQRLSNEGVLVIKAQEYRRMEKNREAALERLVALIRAHLVVPKKRRPTKPSKAAKKRRLESKKRHGQIKAMRKKPV, encoded by the coding sequence ATGGATCCAATCCGCATTGCACCCAACATCAGCCTTGATGCCTCTGAGATCGAATTCAACAGTATTCGAGCCCAGGGCGCAGGCGGCCAGAATGTGAACAAGGTTGCCAGTGCCATTCATCTGCGCTTTGATATCATGGCCTCCTCGCTGCCGGATCAGGTGAAAATTCGCTTGATGAATATGCAGGATCAACGGCTGAGCAACGAAGGCGTGCTGGTGATCAAGGCCCAGGAATACCGGCGGATGGAAAAAAACAGAGAAGCAGCCCTGGAACGATTAGTGGCCCTTATTCGCGCGCATCTGGTTGTGCCCAAAAAGCGCCGCCCCACCAAACCGAGCAAAGCGGCAAAAAAAAGGCGACTGGAAAGCAAGAAACGCCATGGCCAAATTAAGGCAATGCGTAAAAAACCAGTTTAG
- a CDS encoding FUN14 domain-containing protein — MNQPVADPATLDFFSAAFLLPNVGAPFVVGLAVGYFAKKILKVALFLGGAAVVLLFVGEYYGFTHVDDQALHQTAQNAVELASQSGNFLYSRLSQLTWKGGSAIAGFLTGLKIG, encoded by the coding sequence ATGAATCAACCCGTAGCCGACCCCGCAACCCTTGACTTCTTTTCCGCAGCCTTTCTCCTGCCCAACGTTGGTGCACCCTTCGTTGTTGGCCTGGCTGTGGGCTATTTTGCCAAAAAGATTCTCAAGGTTGCTCTTTTTCTCGGTGGTGCGGCGGTGGTTTTGCTTTTTGTTGGAGAGTACTACGGATTTACCCATGTCGATGATCAGGCCCTGCATCAAACAGCACAGAATGCGGTTGAGCTGGCCTCGCAATCCGGCAATTTTCTCTACAGTCGCCTCTCCCAGCTCACCTGGAAAGGAGGCAGTGCGATTGCAGGATTTCTGACTGGTTTAAAAATCGGCTGA
- a CDS encoding integron integrase codes for MQRETAHPDTSRPKSCPQKIAKDTDWTQLYDALASSIQVRHYSPKTLRSYRSWIRKFQTFVKSKNPSSITVEDVKNYLTWLAVERHVSASSQNLAFNSLLYLFRNVLGKEFGTIDGVVRAKKRPYIPVVLERAEVDQVIAEMVHPYSLVVKLLYGCGLRLFECLQLRIQCFNFGAGVLTIHDGKGKKDRTVPIPETLAAELQEQIVRVGELHQQDLESGYDGVFLFDALDLKYPNAAKELIWQWVFPANSLTQVKETRELRRYHLHPSLVQKAIRAAVQRAKIPKRVTAHTFRHSFASHLLQANYDIRTIQELLGHANVRTTMIYTHTVRSRTLKEAKSPLDF; via the coding sequence ATGCAGAGAGAAACTGCGCATCCTGATACCTCCAGGCCGAAATCTTGTCCGCAAAAGATCGCCAAAGATACAGACTGGACACAGCTCTATGATGCTTTGGCCTCGAGCATCCAGGTGCGTCACTACTCCCCTAAAACATTGCGTTCGTACCGGTCATGGATCCGTAAATTCCAAACCTTTGTCAAAAGCAAGAATCCATCATCCATAACCGTCGAGGACGTGAAAAATTATCTGACCTGGCTGGCTGTTGAGCGGCATGTTTCTGCCTCAAGCCAGAATCTCGCCTTTAACAGCCTGCTCTATTTGTTCCGCAATGTACTGGGCAAAGAGTTCGGTACAATTGACGGGGTAGTGCGGGCTAAGAAACGCCCCTACATCCCAGTTGTCCTGGAGCGAGCGGAAGTCGATCAGGTTATAGCCGAGATGGTTCACCCGTATAGTTTGGTTGTCAAGCTGCTCTATGGTTGCGGCTTACGCCTTTTCGAATGTCTCCAACTCCGCATACAATGCTTTAACTTTGGCGCCGGAGTGCTGACCATACATGATGGCAAGGGCAAAAAGGACAGGACAGTCCCCATTCCTGAAACACTGGCAGCAGAGTTACAGGAACAGATCGTCAGGGTTGGGGAGTTACATCAACAAGATCTAGAATCGGGATACGACGGTGTTTTTTTATTCGACGCTCTGGATCTCAAGTATCCGAATGCGGCCAAAGAATTGATCTGGCAATGGGTTTTTCCGGCTAACAGTTTAACGCAAGTCAAAGAGACTCGGGAGCTGCGCCGTTACCATCTCCATCCCTCCCTGGTACAAAAGGCGATTCGTGCGGCAGTGCAACGTGCAAAAATACCCAAAAGGGTTACCGCGCATACCTTTCGGCATAGCTTTGCCAGTCACCTTTTGCAGGCCAATTACGACATTCGCACCATTCAGGAATTGTTGGGTCATGCCAATGTAAGGACAACGATGATCTACACCCACACAGTGCGCAGCCGCACCTTAAAAGAGGCGAAAAGCCCTCTGGATTTTTAA
- a CDS encoding MBL fold metallo-hydrolase: protein MKYLLGGLVLTLLIFWGLRPHSYQGPKSDHFDGSKFFNPNKPMNKGWLKVLQWRLSSSRVPWPSYSELALTDIPPQLVEGNRLRVSFVGQATVLLQTQGLNILTDPFFSNRASPLSWIGPKRVHPSGIRFRDLPPIDLVLISHNHYDHLDLATIKRVWQRDKPRILVPLGNEHIIKGAIPEVEVQTGDWGEQVVVSPQLTLHFEPMHHWSARTPFDRNRALWAAYALETPGGTIYFVGDSGFGGGDYFKEARRKYGDFRLVILPIGSYDPRWFMAYGHMNPSEALQAWNLLGEPCMLPTHYQTVQLADTGYEQPFQDLQAAMERYQRSSERIFPLNPGNHWWVPLGEFETK, encoded by the coding sequence ATGAAATATCTTCTTGGTGGTCTTGTCCTTACCCTACTGATTTTTTGGGGCCTGCGGCCTCATTCGTACCAGGGGCCTAAAAGCGATCATTTTGACGGTTCAAAATTTTTCAACCCCAACAAGCCGATGAACAAGGGCTGGCTTAAGGTGCTGCAGTGGCGCCTGAGCTCTTCACGAGTCCCCTGGCCTTCCTACAGCGAGCTGGCGCTGACCGATATTCCACCACAACTGGTGGAGGGCAACCGGTTGCGGGTGAGTTTTGTGGGCCAGGCTACCGTGTTACTCCAGACCCAGGGGCTCAATATTCTCACTGACCCATTCTTCTCCAATCGTGCCAGTCCTCTTTCCTGGATCGGCCCCAAACGGGTTCATCCCTCTGGTATTCGTTTCAGGGATCTTCCTCCCATTGATTTGGTTCTGATCAGCCATAATCATTACGATCACCTTGATCTGGCAACCATCAAACGTGTCTGGCAACGAGACAAACCCAGAATCCTCGTACCGCTTGGCAATGAACACATCATCAAAGGGGCAATTCCTGAAGTGGAGGTACAGACAGGGGATTGGGGCGAACAGGTCGTTGTTTCCCCCCAGTTGACTCTCCATTTTGAGCCCATGCATCATTGGTCGGCACGCACTCCCTTTGACCGGAACCGTGCACTTTGGGCGGCCTATGCTCTTGAGACACCGGGTGGGACCATCTATTTTGTCGGTGATTCAGGCTTTGGCGGAGGAGATTATTTCAAAGAGGCGCGACGTAAATACGGTGATTTTCGTTTGGTGATTCTGCCTATTGGCTCCTACGATCCACGCTGGTTTATGGCCTATGGACATATGAATCCCTCGGAGGCTCTTCAGGCCTGGAATCTCCTCGGAGAGCCTTGTATGCTCCCCACCCATTATCAAACGGTGCAGCTTGCAGACACCGGCTACGAACAACCGTTTCAAGATCTGCAGGCAGCTATGGAGCGTTATCAAAGAAGCAGTGAGCGGATATTTCCCCTCAATCCCGGGAACCATTGGTGGGTGCCCCTCGGCGAGTTTGAGACAAAGTGA
- a CDS encoding IS91 family transposase, with translation MDLATLVHQYYDVFMARFGKTILPDQRKALDAILRCRTPASGELYVQCPDCQQGQWRPLSCGNRHCPRCQNHLTSLWIDKQREKLLPVPYFMVTFTLPYQLRSLAYRHQGEVYSLMFRCAAEVLRSFARNAKSLGAEIGMTMVLHTHSRRLEFHPHIHVLIPGGGIDQQARVWKKLSGKYLFNGFALAKAFRGKFLAGADAIGLRITDKVPKKWVVHCDHMGTGAPALKYLARYLYRGVIGEKNIVANTNGEVTFRYRDSATGTMQKRTLRGEEFLRLLLQHVLPNGFRRLREYGFLHGNAKKIRMLVQLVLHVVIRPQPPRPRPVFACPHCKQTMRIVCFRNDYRQPG, from the coding sequence ATGGACCTGGCCACTCTTGTTCACCAATATTACGATGTCTTCATGGCGCGGTTCGGCAAAACTATCCTGCCGGACCAACGCAAGGCCCTTGATGCGATTCTCCGTTGCCGAACGCCTGCTTCCGGAGAACTCTACGTGCAGTGCCCTGACTGTCAGCAAGGTCAGTGGCGCCCGCTCTCCTGTGGCAACCGCCATTGCCCACGCTGCCAAAATCACCTGACCAGTCTCTGGATCGACAAACAACGGGAAAAGCTCCTGCCTGTGCCCTATTTCATGGTGACCTTTACCTTGCCCTATCAGCTGCGTTCGTTGGCTTATCGTCACCAGGGAGAGGTCTATTCGCTCATGTTCCGGTGTGCTGCCGAAGTCCTACGTTCATTCGCCCGCAATGCAAAATCTTTGGGCGCCGAGATCGGCATGACCATGGTCTTGCACACCCATTCAAGGAGACTGGAATTTCACCCGCATATCCACGTCCTGATCCCTGGAGGTGGCATTGACCAACAGGCTCGGGTTTGGAAAAAGCTCTCGGGGAAATATCTCTTCAACGGTTTTGCCTTGGCCAAAGCCTTTCGCGGTAAGTTCCTGGCCGGAGCAGATGCTATCGGCTTGCGGATCACAGACAAAGTCCCGAAAAAATGGGTTGTCCACTGCGACCATATGGGCACCGGCGCACCGGCCTTGAAATACCTCGCAAGGTATTTGTACCGAGGCGTGATTGGAGAAAAAAACATCGTTGCCAATACCAACGGCGAAGTAACCTTTAGGTACCGGGACAGCGCTACCGGGACAATGCAGAAGAGGACGCTTAGGGGAGAAGAGTTTCTGCGTCTGCTTCTTCAACATGTCCTGCCAAACGGGTTTAGGCGGCTGCGCGAATATGGATTCCTGCACGGGAATGCGAAAAAAATCCGTATGCTGGTCCAGTTGGTCCTGCACGTCGTTATCAGGCCGCAGCCGCCCCGTCCCCGACCAGTGTTTGCTTGTCCGCACTGCAAGCAAACGATGCGTATTGTGTGCTTTAGAAATGATTACCGCCAACCTGGGTAA